The following proteins are encoded in a genomic region of Chitinophagales bacterium:
- a CDS encoding putative toxin-antitoxin system toxin component, PIN family, with protein sequence MQKIILDTNVIVAALISNSVPTMILYDLVLTQEVNICLSNEIYLEYLAVLNRDKFSKFSNFKSKANIVVSQLLDTATFYETNIKIDILTDTSDNKFLELAAVSNADFLITGNTLDFNLTEFEYTKIVTPRTYWDNFKPIIN encoded by the coding sequence ATGCAAAAAATAATTCTTGATACTAATGTTATCGTTGCAGCATTAATATCAAACTCTGTTCCTACTATGATTTTGTACGACTTAGTACTCACTCAAGAAGTAAATATATGTCTTTCAAACGAAATATATCTTGAATATTTAGCAGTATTGAATAGAGACAAATTTTCAAAATTCAGCAATTTTAAATCCAAAGCCAATATTGTTGTTAGTCAACTTTTAGATACAGCTACATTCTACGAAACAAATATAAAAATTGATATATTAACAGATACAAGTGATAATAAATTTTTAGAATTAGCTGCTGTTAGTAATGCTGATTTTTTGATAACAGGAAATACGCTCGACTTTAATTTAACCGAATTTGAATACACAAAAATAGTAACACCAAGAACATATTGGGATAATTTTAAACCTATAATTAATTAA